A window of the Streptomyces griseochromogenes genome harbors these coding sequences:
- a CDS encoding bifunctional riboflavin kinase/FAD synthetase: MQRWRGLEDIPQDWGRSVVTIGSYDGVHRGHQLIIKHAVDRARELGAPAVVVTFDPHPSEVVRPGSHPPLLAPHHRRAELMADLGVDAVLILPFTTEFSKLSPAEFVAKVLVDKLHARAVVEGPNFRFGHKAAGNVEFLAEQGKNHDFEVEVVDLYVSGAAGGGEPFSSTLTRRLVAEGDVAGAREILGRPHRVEGVVVRGAQRGRELGFPTANVETLPHTAIPADGVYAGYLHAQGEVMPAAISVGTNPQFDGTERTVEAYAIDRVGLDLYGLHVAVDFLAYVRGQAKFESLDALLEQMAADVKRCREIVAEEE, from the coding sequence GTGCAGCGCTGGCGTGGCTTGGAGGACATTCCCCAGGACTGGGGGCGCAGCGTCGTCACCATCGGTTCCTACGACGGCGTCCACCGCGGCCACCAGCTGATCATCAAGCACGCCGTCGACCGCGCCCGCGAGCTGGGCGCCCCGGCCGTCGTCGTCACCTTCGACCCGCACCCCAGCGAGGTCGTCCGCCCCGGCAGTCACCCGCCCCTGCTCGCCCCGCACCACCGCCGCGCCGAGCTGATGGCGGACCTGGGCGTGGACGCGGTGCTCATCCTCCCCTTCACCACCGAGTTCTCGAAGCTCTCGCCCGCCGAGTTCGTGGCCAAGGTCCTGGTCGACAAGCTGCACGCCAGGGCGGTCGTCGAGGGCCCGAACTTCCGCTTCGGCCACAAGGCCGCCGGCAACGTGGAGTTCCTCGCCGAGCAGGGCAAGAACCACGACTTCGAGGTGGAGGTCGTGGACCTGTACGTCTCCGGTGCGGCGGGCGGCGGCGAGCCGTTCTCCTCGACCCTGACCCGGCGCCTGGTCGCCGAGGGCGACGTGGCCGGTGCCCGCGAGATCCTGGGCCGTCCGCACCGGGTGGAGGGCGTGGTCGTCCGCGGCGCCCAGCGCGGCCGCGAGCTGGGCTTCCCCACGGCCAACGTCGAGACGCTCCCGCACACCGCGATCCCCGCCGACGGTGTGTACGCCGGTTACCTGCACGCGCAGGGGGAAGTCATGCCGGCCGCGATCTCCGTCGGCACCAACCCGCAGTTCGACGGCACCGAGCGCACGGTGGAGGCGTACGCCATCGACCGCGTCGGCCTCGACCTGTACGGGCTGCATGTCGCCGTCGACTTCCTGGCGTACGTGCGCGGCCAGGCGAAGTTCGAGTCGCTGGACGCCCTGCTGGAGCAGATGGCCGCGGATGTGAAGCGGTGCCGGGAGATCGTGGCGGAGGAGGAGTAA
- a CDS encoding SCO5717 family growth-regulating ATPase has product MSSDRDGIRGGWATPGDDQPDAESAFETTGEFTIDYAPPAWYTQNASGTSGGSGTTGGAAPAASGPDGVSGAGDPSGSGTAGGPGGVGAAPPPPFPPQAPVAGPTPPPQGTPAAGTAMPGAPYAPPAPGPAAPYAQPAPGPAAPYAPPAPPAPAQGAPYAPSAPAPGPGAPYAAHTPPAGNPVPMPRLPEGFELQQPQAPQQPQQEPPVPAAPVAPSLAPVPQPESDSGDLESGATMKFSAVALKREMAEIAERNAAAEKAAEAGNEASAEDAPEDAGPADGDDKGAADGEGARAEAEPSAPDESGTDGSGQGAEADVSEAADATDAEETGVDAPVASGSEENEAATETGADVEAENKAEGDTAAEAAVPGPAQDDTAAETPSDAAKSTDTDAVPRNGTPESGAPQDTAPQDAPPAWTPPPTPQDGMPPLPPSYQPAAPAPAAQWPAQGAPQQPGPTPGQQPAAAQGPAGVPGQQPPFQPQAPQPAPAAWNQPGTPAPPAPAQPVLQPGQPYAPGTPGVPGAPGPMADQPAPPAPQPNPGMPTPPSGYGFPPPPAPNGPNPQGGYGFPPPGVPNPAAQPGGYGFPPQGQQAAPGGPAPQSGYGFPPPGQQPQPPQNPESAQAPQQPADPRAGAAWPQPIQHDQRQPTNPGAAPLGYTAAVELSSDRLLNNKRQKAKSGRPAAAASRFKLGGKKEEAERQRKLELIRTPVLSCYRIAVISLKGGVGKTTTTTALGSTLASERQDKILAIDANPDAGTLGRRVRRETGATIRDLVQAIPYLNSYMDIRRFTSQAPSGLEIIANDVDPAVSTTFNDEDYRRAIDVLGRQYPVILTDSGTGLLYSAMRGVLDLADQLIIISTPSVDGASSASTTLDWLSAHGYADLVSRSITVISGVRETGKMIKVEDIVSHFETRCRGVIVVPFDEHLAAGAEVDLDMMRPKVREAYFNLAAMVAEDLVRHQQSHGLWTSDGNPPPVAAPPMPGQPMPGQPMPGQPMPGQPMPGQPIPGQPMPGQPMPGQAYPPQGQQPYPPQQGQPGQPYPQAPGQQLYTGPPQPYPAQQAQPQAPGQPYPPQAPGQPYPPQQGHQQPPQGQQQPPQQ; this is encoded by the coding sequence GTGAGCAGCGATCGGGACGGGATCCGCGGGGGCTGGGCCACACCCGGCGATGACCAGCCCGACGCGGAGTCGGCCTTCGAGACCACCGGCGAGTTCACCATCGACTACGCCCCGCCCGCCTGGTACACGCAGAACGCGTCCGGGACCTCGGGTGGTTCCGGCACCACGGGCGGCGCGGCTCCGGCCGCCTCCGGCCCCGACGGTGTGAGCGGCGCCGGTGACCCGAGCGGTTCCGGTACGGCGGGCGGTCCGGGCGGTGTCGGTGCCGCGCCGCCTCCGCCGTTCCCTCCGCAGGCGCCCGTTGCGGGCCCGACCCCACCGCCGCAGGGGACTCCGGCGGCCGGTACGGCGATGCCAGGGGCCCCGTACGCCCCGCCCGCCCCCGGTCCCGCGGCACCTTACGCTCAGCCTGCCCCCGGCCCGGCGGCGCCGTACGCCCCGCCCGCCCCGCCTGCCCCTGCTCAAGGGGCCCCGTACGCTCCCTCCGCGCCGGCTCCCGGTCCCGGGGCACCGTACGCCGCGCACACTCCGCCTGCCGGGAACCCGGTTCCGATGCCGAGGCTGCCCGAGGGGTTCGAGCTGCAGCAGCCGCAGGCCCCGCAGCAGCCTCAGCAGGAGCCCCCTGTTCCTGCCGCTCCGGTCGCTCCGTCCCTCGCGCCCGTCCCACAGCCCGAGTCGGACAGCGGTGACCTGGAGAGCGGGGCGACGATGAAGTTCTCCGCCGTCGCCCTGAAGCGCGAGATGGCCGAGATCGCGGAGCGCAACGCTGCCGCCGAGAAGGCGGCCGAAGCCGGGAACGAGGCCTCCGCAGAGGACGCCCCGGAGGACGCCGGACCGGCCGACGGCGACGACAAGGGTGCCGCCGACGGCGAGGGCGCGCGGGCCGAGGCGGAGCCTTCCGCGCCGGACGAGTCGGGTACGGACGGCTCCGGGCAGGGCGCCGAGGCCGACGTTTCCGAGGCGGCCGATGCCACCGATGCCGAGGAGACCGGCGTCGACGCGCCAGTGGCCTCCGGGTCCGAGGAGAACGAGGCCGCGACCGAGACCGGCGCGGACGTCGAGGCCGAGAACAAGGCCGAGGGCGACACCGCCGCCGAGGCTGCGGTCCCGGGACCGGCCCAGGACGATACGGCCGCCGAAACCCCCTCCGACGCGGCGAAGTCCACGGACACGGACGCCGTACCGCGCAACGGCACGCCCGAGAGCGGTGCTCCGCAGGACACCGCCCCCCAGGACGCGCCGCCCGCCTGGACTCCCCCGCCGACGCCGCAGGACGGGATGCCTCCGTTGCCGCCGTCGTACCAGCCGGCCGCTCCCGCCCCCGCGGCCCAGTGGCCCGCGCAGGGCGCACCGCAGCAGCCGGGCCCGACGCCCGGTCAGCAGCCGGCTGCCGCGCAGGGCCCCGCGGGCGTGCCCGGACAGCAGCCGCCGTTCCAGCCGCAGGCACCCCAGCCCGCGCCCGCCGCATGGAACCAGCCCGGCACCCCCGCTCCGCCGGCTCCCGCGCAGCCCGTACTGCAGCCCGGTCAGCCCTACGCCCCGGGAACCCCCGGCGTCCCCGGCGCACCCGGCCCTATGGCCGACCAGCCCGCGCCCCCCGCACCGCAGCCGAACCCCGGCATGCCCACTCCGCCGAGCGGTTACGGCTTCCCGCCGCCCCCGGCCCCGAACGGCCCCAACCCGCAGGGGGGTTACGGCTTCCCGCCGCCCGGCGTGCCCAACCCCGCTGCCCAGCCCGGCGGTTACGGCTTCCCTCCGCAGGGTCAGCAGGCGGCCCCTGGCGGCCCCGCACCGCAGTCCGGCTACGGCTTCCCGCCGCCGGGACAGCAGCCTCAGCCCCCGCAGAACCCCGAGTCCGCCCAGGCTCCGCAGCAGCCCGCCGATCCTCGGGCCGGTGCCGCCTGGCCACAGCCCATCCAGCACGACCAGCGGCAGCCGACCAACCCGGGTGCAGCGCCACTGGGTTACACCGCGGCCGTGGAGCTCTCTTCGGACCGGCTGCTCAACAACAAGAGGCAGAAGGCGAAGAGCGGCCGGCCCGCCGCTGCCGCGTCCCGCTTCAAGCTGGGCGGGAAGAAGGAGGAGGCCGAGCGGCAGCGAAAGCTGGAGCTGATCCGCACGCCGGTGCTGTCCTGCTACCGCATCGCGGTCATCAGCCTCAAGGGCGGTGTCGGCAAGACCACCACGACCACCGCCCTCGGCTCCACGCTCGCCTCCGAGCGGCAGGACAAGATCCTCGCCATCGACGCCAACCCGGACGCCGGTACGCTCGGGCGACGCGTGCGCCGGGAGACGGGGGCGACCATCCGTGACCTGGTCCAGGCGATCCCGTACCTGAACTCGTACATGGACATCCGGCGGTTCACGTCCCAGGCGCCCTCCGGACTGGAGATCATCGCCAACGACGTCGACCCGGCCGTCTCCACCACGTTCAACGACGAGGACTACCGGCGCGCGATCGACGTGCTCGGCAGGCAGTACCCGGTCATCCTCACCGACTCGGGCACGGGCCTGCTGTACAGCGCCATGCGCGGGGTGCTCGACCTCGCCGACCAGCTGATCATCATCTCGACCCCGTCGGTCGACGGTGCGAGCAGCGCGAGTACGACGCTGGACTGGCTGTCCGCGCACGGGTACGCCGACCTCGTCTCGCGGTCGATCACCGTGATCTCCGGAGTGCGCGAGACCGGCAAGATGATCAAGGTCGAGGACATCGTGTCGCACTTCGAGACGCGCTGCCGCGGCGTCATCGTGGTGCCCTTCGACGAGCACCTGGCCGCCGGTGCCGAGGTCGACCTCGACATGATGCGACCGAAGGTGCGGGAGGCGTACTTCAACCTCGCGGCCATGGTCGCCGAGGACTTGGTGCGGCACCAGCAGTCGCACGGGCTGTGGACCAGCGACGGCAACCCGCCACCCGTGGCCGCCCCGCCGATGCCCGGTCAGCCGATGCCCGGTCAGCCGATGCCCGGTCAGCCGATGCCGGGTCAGCCGATGCCGGGTCAGCCCATACCGGGTCAGCCGATGCCGGGTCAGCCGATGCCGGGTCAGGCCTACCCGCCGCAGGGGCAGCAGCCGTATCCGCCCCAGCAGGGCCAGCCGGGCCAGCCGTACCCGCAGGCCCCCGGCCAGCAGCTGTACACCGGGCCGCCGCAGCCGTATCCGGCGCAGCAGGCACAGCCGCAGGCCCCGGGCCAGCCCTACCCGCCGCAGGCTCCCGGTCAGCCCTACCCGCCGCAGCAGGGCCACCAGCAGCCTCCGCAGGGGCAGCAGCAGCCGCCCCAGCAGTAG
- the eccE gene encoding type VII secretion protein EccE, whose translation MASATRARSRSQSGSRPGDSGRSGGRDSSSSSQSGARQTSASSQGAFTPHLVSRSGRGGSFAVQRLVLLEIAGALVVCGWLVGTVAMIAAIALSVVIVVLAVVRRRGRSLPEWLGTLLALRARRRRAAGTPVPPGTDSGLAPAAECDPSLRTCSYTRGDDRDQRPIGMVGDGGFLTAVLQVESDADALRAERMRRPLPVALVRDVLEVDGIRLESAQIVVHTQPAPALHLPQQSVVVNNYAPLQAQTGSPAVRITWIALKLDPELCPEAVAARGGGLLGAQKCLARSSEHLSSRLTGAGFRASVLTEEELTAAIATSACANPMVTAQASQAGRGEAPQRRTEESSRSWRCDNRRHTTYWVRRWPQLSGSGQSLAQLVAQLTTVPALATTFSLTLAKGAQQDVSITGHVRITGRSKQELTNARRDLEQAARQARTGLARLDREQLPGVLATLPLGGAR comes from the coding sequence GGGCCCGGTCGCGATCGCAATCGGGATCACGACCGGGTGACTCGGGCCGGTCGGGTGGCCGCGACTCTTCCTCCTCCTCCCAGTCGGGCGCCCGGCAGACCTCCGCGTCCTCCCAAGGGGCTTTCACGCCGCATCTGGTGTCGCGCTCGGGGCGCGGCGGTTCGTTCGCGGTGCAGCGGCTGGTGCTGCTGGAGATCGCGGGCGCGCTCGTGGTGTGCGGGTGGCTGGTCGGTACGGTCGCGATGATCGCCGCCATCGCGCTCTCCGTAGTAATCGTGGTGCTGGCCGTCGTACGACGGCGGGGGCGCTCTCTGCCGGAATGGCTCGGCACGCTGCTGGCGCTGCGGGCCCGCAGACGGCGAGCTGCGGGTACACCGGTCCCGCCGGGAACCGACTCCGGTCTCGCGCCTGCCGCGGAGTGCGACCCGAGCCTGCGTACCTGCAGCTACACCCGCGGCGACGACCGCGACCAGCGGCCGATCGGCATGGTGGGCGACGGTGGTTTCCTCACCGCGGTGCTCCAGGTGGAGTCGGACGCGGACGCGCTGCGCGCGGAGCGCATGCGCAGGCCGCTGCCGGTGGCCCTCGTACGGGACGTCCTCGAAGTCGACGGGATCCGGCTGGAGTCGGCGCAGATCGTGGTGCACACGCAGCCGGCACCCGCGCTGCACCTGCCCCAGCAGTCGGTCGTGGTCAACAACTACGCGCCGTTGCAGGCCCAGACGGGCTCACCCGCGGTGCGCATCACGTGGATAGCGCTGAAGCTCGATCCCGAGCTGTGTCCGGAGGCGGTGGCCGCGCGCGGCGGCGGTCTGCTGGGGGCGCAGAAGTGTCTGGCGCGCTCGTCCGAGCACCTGTCGAGCCGTCTGACCGGCGCAGGGTTCCGGGCGAGTGTGCTCACCGAGGAGGAGCTGACCGCCGCCATCGCCACCTCCGCCTGCGCCAACCCGATGGTGACGGCTCAGGCGTCCCAGGCCGGGCGGGGCGAGGCGCCGCAGCGCCGTACCGAAGAGTCCAGCCGCAGCTGGCGTTGCGACAACCGCCGTCACACCACCTACTGGGTGCGCCGATGGCCCCAACTGAGCGGATCGGGCCAATCGCTGGCGCAGTTGGTGGCGCAGCTGACGACGGTACCCGCGCTGGCGACGACCTTCAGTCTGACGCTGGCCAAGGGTGCGCAGCAGGACGTGTCCATCACCGGCCACGTGCGGATCACCGGGCGCAGCAAGCAGGAGCTGACCAACGCACGGCGCGATCTGGAGCAGGCGGCGCGGCAGGCGCGGACCGGGCTCGCACGTCTGGACCGTGAGCAACTCCCTGGCGTTCTAGCCACCCTGCCGCTCGGAGGAGCCCGCTGA